In Microbacterium foliorum, the following proteins share a genomic window:
- a CDS encoding SulP family inorganic anion transporter has translation MDAAPQRVSQCSDLCCCGSSSGLQSGTRVVVMRFTAGWRRYRQRFGTRATIGKDLRAGVVLGVESVPDGLAAGLLAGVNPVLGLNAYIVGTLFGALATGSVFMTVQATGAMAVIIADVPEIQGTNASAAVATLTVMAGIVMLALGLAGLGSLIRFIPAAVLIGFVNAVAVNIVLSQLANLTGYASDADNRLARTWDSALNFGQMSWESILVGSATVAVILVLERTRLGALSMVVGIVAGSILAVLLPPASVAVISDVAEVTRALPALSLPDISMVFGLLIPALSLALVGLVQGAAISGSIPNPDGKYPNASADFRGQGIANIASGVMQGIPVGGSMSATALSRAAGARSASANLIACGVMLASVLAFAPLIGYTAMPALAGLLMVVGVRTFKLHQLIMVARTGAVPATVCAVTFILTVVIPLQYAVLAGVGLAVVLHIARQSNRVRVRRLLFDDTNSRPIETAAPAVLTPGDVVVLTAYGSLFFASSASFRDQLPDPGHSAPGAYVVIRLRGTDELGVTFLTMLRVYARELASADAHLMIAGIGARVRHQMEITGVAEVIGTQNIFAAEPRVGDAVARALDAIDSRRREDESD, from the coding sequence ATGGATGCTGCACCACAACGGGTATCTCAGTGCAGCGATCTTTGCTGCTGTGGGAGTTCTTCAGGTCTTCAAAGCGGCACAAGGGTGGTTGTGATGAGGTTCACGGCGGGATGGCGTCGCTATCGTCAGCGCTTCGGCACTCGGGCAACGATCGGGAAGGACCTCCGCGCGGGTGTCGTCCTCGGTGTGGAAAGTGTCCCCGACGGGCTTGCTGCCGGCCTCCTCGCAGGTGTGAATCCCGTGCTCGGGCTCAACGCATACATCGTCGGCACGTTGTTCGGAGCATTGGCGACGGGTTCCGTCTTCATGACGGTGCAAGCAACTGGCGCTATGGCGGTGATAATCGCCGATGTCCCGGAGATCCAGGGTACGAACGCCTCGGCTGCCGTCGCGACTTTGACGGTGATGGCAGGAATAGTGATGCTCGCCCTCGGTCTTGCGGGGCTGGGAAGCCTGATCCGATTCATCCCCGCGGCGGTGCTCATCGGGTTCGTGAACGCGGTGGCGGTGAACATCGTCTTGTCGCAACTTGCGAACCTCACCGGCTATGCGAGCGACGCCGACAATCGGTTGGCGCGGACATGGGACTCGGCGCTGAACTTCGGCCAAATGAGCTGGGAGTCGATCCTCGTCGGGAGCGCGACAGTGGCCGTCATCCTCGTCCTGGAGCGAACGCGGCTGGGCGCGCTCTCGATGGTGGTCGGAATAGTCGCTGGGTCGATCCTTGCCGTCTTACTCCCTCCGGCTAGCGTGGCCGTGATATCCGACGTCGCAGAAGTGACTCGTGCGCTCCCCGCGCTCTCCCTCCCGGATATCTCGATGGTGTTCGGGCTCTTGATCCCGGCGCTCTCGCTCGCCCTGGTCGGGCTCGTTCAGGGCGCCGCGATCTCCGGATCCATCCCGAACCCGGACGGCAAGTATCCGAATGCATCGGCAGACTTTCGTGGTCAAGGTATCGCCAACATCGCTTCGGGCGTCATGCAAGGCATTCCTGTCGGCGGCTCCATGTCAGCGACGGCGCTGTCGCGGGCAGCCGGCGCTCGCAGCGCGTCTGCCAACCTGATCGCCTGCGGCGTGATGCTCGCGAGCGTTCTCGCCTTCGCACCTCTCATCGGCTACACGGCGATGCCTGCTCTTGCCGGGCTCTTGATGGTCGTGGGGGTGCGAACCTTCAAGCTTCATCAGTTGATAATGGTCGCGAGAACCGGAGCCGTACCTGCCACCGTCTGCGCGGTCACATTCATTCTCACAGTGGTGATTCCGTTGCAGTACGCCGTGCTCGCCGGTGTCGGTCTCGCGGTCGTCCTGCACATCGCGCGTCAGTCGAACCGCGTGCGCGTGCGCAGGCTGCTCTTCGACGATACGAACTCAAGACCGATCGAGACAGCGGCACCGGCCGTTCTGACGCCCGGTGATGTGGTGGTCCTTACTGCCTACGGCAGCCTCTTCTTCGCCTCCTCGGCGTCCTTCCGCGACCAGCTTCCCGACCCGGGGCACTCGGCGCCAGGGGCCTACGTCGTGATCAGGCTTCGCGGTACCGATGAGCTCGGTGTCACATTCCTCACGATGCTGCGCGTATACGCGCGCGAGCTTGCCTCGGCCGACGCTCATCTCATGATCGCCGGCATCGGTGCGCGAGTGAGGCATCAGATGGAGATCACGGGCGTTGCCGAGGTGATCGGAACGCAGAACATCTTCGCGGCAGAACCGCGCGTCGGCGACGCCGTCGCTCGTGCTTTGGATGCCATCGACAGTCGTCGACGCGAGGATGAGAGCGACTAG
- a CDS encoding GAP family protein: MIETIWRLAPVALGVMASPVAVMALIGILLSRDARPNGSAYLMGWTLCCGALSAISVGIFTAMDATGAYREATWVPIVHFVVGLVCLGGAIWTFSRARRVMAHVAAANVPGEEVPSPPKLPGLIRSVESYTSRRAFLLGLVIFLSPMNIALVAAAGVEIAQAEMPLSQSIPMLLGFVVAAAAPVAIPVLSVLARGDRADPMLERLRLWMLHHNGYLSAAIFAAVGVLQVFKAAQGWL, encoded by the coding sequence GTGATCGAGACGATCTGGCGACTTGCCCCCGTCGCTCTGGGCGTGATGGCCAGTCCCGTCGCCGTCATGGCTCTCATCGGCATCCTTCTCTCGCGCGATGCCCGCCCCAACGGATCCGCCTACTTGATGGGATGGACATTGTGCTGCGGTGCGCTCTCGGCGATCAGCGTCGGGATCTTCACGGCCATGGACGCGACCGGCGCGTACCGTGAGGCCACGTGGGTGCCGATCGTACATTTCGTCGTCGGTCTTGTCTGCCTCGGTGGCGCCATTTGGACCTTCTCACGCGCGCGTAGAGTCATGGCTCACGTCGCCGCCGCGAACGTGCCCGGCGAAGAGGTACCGTCGCCGCCGAAGCTCCCGGGTCTCATACGTTCCGTGGAGTCCTATACCTCTCGACGTGCCTTCTTGCTCGGACTGGTGATATTTCTGAGCCCGATGAACATCGCGCTGGTGGCAGCGGCCGGGGTCGAGATCGCCCAGGCCGAGATGCCGCTATCACAGTCGATTCCCATGCTGCTCGGGTTCGTCGTGGCGGCTGCGGCACCGGTCGCCATCCCCGTTCTCTCGGTGCTGGCTCGAGGCGACCGCGCGGATCCGATGCTGGAGCGGTTGCGCTTATGGATGCTGCACCACAACGGGTATCTCAGTGCAGCGATCTTTGCTGCTGTGGGAGTTCTTCAGGTCTTCAAAGCGGCACAAGGGTGGTTGTGA